Proteins found in one Elusimicrobiota bacterium genomic segment:
- the def gene encoding peptide deformylase — translation MSANIVGIATRKVTLLGHPVLRKVLRKIKPDEIRSEDIHRLIQEMAVTMEEYDGVGIAGNQVGEDLSVFVMGLPKGTKRHPDGIELTVVFNPVIKPLGDETEEDWEGCLSVPDLRGKVRRHSKLELSGHGLDGKAFKRIYEGFPARVVQHETDHLNGFVYLDRMDGLKTLSYMSEIGRRG, via the coding sequence ATGAGCGCGAACATCGTCGGCATCGCCACCCGGAAGGTCACCTTGCTCGGTCATCCCGTCCTGCGCAAGGTCCTGCGCAAAATAAAGCCCGACGAGATCCGCTCCGAGGACATCCACCGCCTCATCCAGGAGATGGCGGTCACCATGGAGGAGTACGACGGCGTCGGCATCGCCGGCAACCAGGTGGGCGAGGACCTCTCCGTGTTCGTCATGGGCCTGCCCAAGGGCACCAAGCGCCACCCCGACGGCATCGAGCTGACCGTTGTGTTCAACCCGGTCATCAAGCCGCTCGGCGACGAGACCGAAGAGGACTGGGAGGGCTGCCTGTCGGTGCCCGACCTGCGCGGCAAAGTGCGCCGCCACAGCAAGCTCGAGCTCAGCGGCCACGGCCTCGACGGCAAGGCCTTCAAGCGGATCTACGAGGGCTTCCCCGCCCGCGTCGTCCAGCACGAGACCGATCACCTCAACGGGTTCGTCTACCTCGACCGCATGGACGGCCTCAAGACTCTCTCCTACATGAGCGAGATCGGCCGCAGGGGCTGA
- a CDS encoding ATP-binding cassette domain-containing protein gives MALAVETKGLTKDYRSPVKEPGLWGGVKSLFDRRYKDTRAVDGVSFSIEEGELVGFLGANGAGKTTTLKMLSGLLTPTAGEATALGHVPWKREPSFQRAISLVMGQRSQLWWEIPAFETFKLNQAIYGLSDADFRVHLDELVELLQLGEHLSIPVKKLSLGQRMRCELAAALLHRPRLLLLDEPTIGLDVVMQKNVREFIKAYNKRSGSTIMLTSHNMTDVVELCKRVIVIEKGRLLYDGALDRLVERYADHKILRARFTTDVEPGDLKGLGSVVKYEERTVTLEVPRARMAASAAALLGSYPVADLNVEEVAIDDIVRRLFTHE, from the coding sequence GTGGCCCTCGCGGTCGAGACGAAGGGCCTCACCAAGGACTACCGCTCGCCGGTCAAGGAGCCGGGCCTGTGGGGCGGCGTCAAATCCCTGTTCGACCGCAGGTACAAGGACACGCGCGCCGTCGACGGGGTCTCGTTCTCCATCGAGGAGGGCGAGCTCGTCGGCTTCCTCGGCGCCAACGGCGCGGGCAAGACCACCACGCTCAAGATGCTCTCCGGCCTGCTCACGCCCACGGCCGGGGAGGCCACGGCCCTGGGGCACGTCCCCTGGAAGCGCGAGCCGTCGTTCCAGCGGGCGATCTCGCTGGTCATGGGCCAGCGCTCTCAGCTGTGGTGGGAGATCCCCGCCTTCGAGACCTTCAAGCTCAACCAGGCGATCTACGGCCTCTCGGACGCGGACTTCCGCGTCCATCTCGACGAGCTCGTGGAGCTGCTCCAGCTCGGCGAGCACCTGTCGATCCCGGTCAAGAAGCTCTCCTTGGGCCAGCGCATGCGCTGCGAGCTGGCCGCCGCCCTGCTGCACCGGCCGCGCCTCCTCCTGCTCGACGAGCCCACGATCGGCCTCGACGTCGTCATGCAGAAGAACGTGCGCGAGTTCATCAAGGCCTACAACAAGCGCTCCGGCTCGACGATCATGCTGACGAGCCACAACATGACCGACGTCGTGGAGCTCTGCAAGCGGGTCATCGTCATCGAGAAGGGCCGCCTGCTCTACGACGGCGCCCTCGACCGGCTCGTCGAGCGCTACGCCGACCACAAGATCCTGCGCGCGCGCTTCACGACCGACGTCGAGCCCGGCGATCTGAAGGGCCTGGGCTCCGTGGTCAAGTACGAGGAGCGGACCGTCACGCTCGAGGTGCCCCGCGCCCGGATGGCCGCCAGCGCCGCCGCTTTGCTCGGCTCCTACCCCGTCGCCGACCTCAACGTCGAGGAGGTCGCCATCGACGACATCGTGCGCCGCCTCTTCACCCACGAATGA
- a CDS encoding ABC-2 family transporter protein translates to MNKYWVAYQIALQETLQRRSTLIMDRLGGFAVVVSLYSFWTALIGDKATFLGYTRGEMLTYVLALNVLRSFVFTGRGWQLVGEISSGKISSYLIRPLEYYGYALSLDLAQKTVHVAASFFEVSLLAFLVQDELFLPLSPSTWLIFIVAVVLSSLLFFFLEFMVSSLAFWTSESGGPLFCFDLFLQFAAGAFFPLDVLPMGLRRLLEMTPFPYMVYFPVRVFLEKVPPAEAMRLIGMEALWLMAVFTAAMMVWKKGVASYSAEGG, encoded by the coding sequence ATGAACAAGTACTGGGTCGCCTACCAGATCGCGCTCCAGGAGACGCTCCAGCGCCGGTCGACCTTGATCATGGACCGCCTGGGCGGCTTCGCCGTGGTCGTGAGCCTGTATTCGTTCTGGACCGCGCTGATCGGCGACAAGGCGACCTTCCTCGGCTACACGCGCGGCGAGATGCTGACCTACGTCCTCGCGCTGAACGTCCTGCGCTCGTTCGTCTTCACCGGACGCGGCTGGCAGCTCGTCGGGGAGATTTCGAGCGGCAAGATATCCTCCTACCTGATCCGGCCGCTCGAGTACTACGGCTACGCCCTCTCCCTCGACCTCGCGCAGAAGACGGTCCACGTCGCCGCGTCCTTCTTCGAGGTGAGCCTTCTCGCCTTCCTGGTCCAGGACGAGCTTTTCCTGCCGCTGTCTCCCTCGACCTGGCTCATTTTCATCGTCGCCGTCGTGCTCTCGTCGCTGCTCTTCTTCTTCCTCGAGTTCATGGTCAGCTCCCTCGCCTTCTGGACCTCGGAGTCCGGCGGGCCGCTGTTCTGCTTCGACCTGTTCCTCCAGTTCGCCGCCGGGGCCTTCTTCCCCCTCGACGTCCTGCCCATGGGCCTGCGCCGGCTGCTCGAGATGACCCCTTTCCCCTACATGGTGTACTTCCCCGTCCGCGTCTTCCTCGAGAAGGTGCCCCCCGCCGAGGCCATGAGGCTCATCGGCATGGAGGCGCTGTGGCTCATGGCCGTGTTCACGGCGGCGATGATGGTATGGAAGAAGGGCGTCGCCTCCTACTCGGCGGAGGGCGGCTGA
- a CDS encoding ABC-2 family transporter protein, with protein MELLRKYWRIWLRTASMAMQAQLTYRLGSFGFLLGKMIRLLFFFAFMAAVFNHVETVAGYNLVETALFFMTFNLVDMTAQILFRGVYGARRTVSEGDFDFYLVQPCSPLFRMTCSSVDFLDIITIIPVIVMTGVVFARLPPLGWQNYAAYALLMLNGVGLIYAIHILVAALAVRTQELESAIWIYRDVMFMGKFPVDVYAPAVRWALTLGIPIAVMTTFPAKALLGSLSAAWIAYALALTAVALPASWLFWKDSVARYTSSSS; from the coding sequence ATGGAGTTGCTCCGGAAGTATTGGCGCATCTGGCTGCGCACCGCCTCGATGGCGATGCAGGCGCAGCTCACCTACCGCCTGGGCTCCTTCGGCTTCCTGCTCGGCAAGATGATCCGGCTGCTCTTCTTCTTCGCCTTCATGGCCGCCGTCTTCAACCACGTCGAGACCGTGGCGGGCTACAACCTCGTCGAGACCGCGCTGTTCTTCATGACCTTCAACCTCGTGGACATGACCGCGCAGATCCTGTTCCGCGGCGTGTACGGCGCCCGGCGCACGGTCAGCGAGGGCGACTTCGATTTTTATCTCGTACAGCCCTGCTCCCCTTTATTCCGCATGACCTGCTCGAGCGTGGACTTCCTCGACATCATCACCATCATCCCGGTCATCGTCATGACGGGTGTGGTCTTCGCGCGCCTGCCGCCCCTCGGCTGGCAGAACTACGCCGCCTACGCGCTCCTGATGCTCAACGGCGTGGGCCTGATCTACGCCATCCACATCCTCGTCGCCGCGCTCGCCGTGCGCACGCAGGAGCTCGAGAGCGCCATCTGGATCTACCGCGACGTGATGTTCATGGGCAAGTTCCCCGTCGACGTCTACGCCCCGGCCGTGCGCTGGGCGCTGACCTTGGGGATCCCGATCGCGGTGATGACGACCTTCCCCGCCAAGGCCCTGCTCGGCAGCCTGTCGGCCGCCTGGATCGCCTACGCCCTGGCCCTGACCGCCGTCGCTTTGCCCGCCTCTTGGCTCTTCTGGAAGGATTCCGTGGCCCGCTACACCTCGAGCTCCAGCTGA
- a CDS encoding PilZ domain-containing protein — MNESGRTHQRWPSDLAVEVFSGPVGGVRIGEGVLLDLSLTGCLLRVRGLLKAGSTYRVRVNWKGGALDLPGRVARDAGRSGTDQTARHYGLAFNLTGGQEKELRLLIDQVRRTEKPEDKGFMRSYWG; from the coding sequence ATGAATGAGAGCGGCCGCACCCACCAGCGTTGGCCCAGCGACCTCGCCGTCGAGGTCTTCAGCGGCCCCGTGGGCGGCGTGCGCATCGGCGAGGGCGTCCTGCTCGACCTGAGCCTTACCGGCTGCCTGCTGCGGGTGCGCGGCCTGCTCAAGGCCGGCTCGACCTACCGCGTCCGCGTCAACTGGAAAGGCGGAGCGCTCGACCTGCCGGGACGCGTGGCCCGCGACGCCGGGCGCTCCGGAACCGATCAGACCGCGCGACACTACGGCTTGGCCTTCAACCTCACCGGCGGCCAGGAAAAGGAGCTTCGCCTCCTGATCGACCAGGTCCGGCGCACCGAAAAGCCCGAGGACAAGGGCTTCATGCGCTCCTACTGGGGATAG
- a CDS encoding glycosyltransferase family 9 protein, whose amino-acid sequence MLMDKPWINVVGGYGDALMVSGVLKAAFERNPRQKFNLIRRTRYTTIFKGHPAIERIGFPPKGARIIKTDYWALEELGGGSRRPFQILARAFGLATPIAENLYLPGAIQDDPLVAGAVPWKRKNVIIAPSSDSPRKIWSMGRWERLVELSSSEGLLALQVGRKRDPYVRGAYSLLGLTTPRQLLALLKRADLVVTADNFIMHAAHLAGTPAIVVFGPTDAATYGYDGQVLLSAAAERCDQRSRCIGPRYPKNYASQCPRPENHCLDEISVERIFGEILKIIQTQE is encoded by the coding sequence ATGCTGATGGATAAACCATGGATCAATGTCGTCGGCGGGTACGGGGACGCGCTGATGGTCTCGGGCGTGCTGAAGGCCGCTTTCGAGAGAAATCCTCGACAGAAGTTCAATTTGATCAGAAGAACGCGGTATACGACGATTTTCAAAGGACATCCGGCCATAGAACGCATCGGATTCCCCCCCAAAGGGGCGCGAATCATCAAGACGGATTACTGGGCGCTGGAGGAGTTGGGAGGAGGAAGCCGGCGTCCCTTTCAAATCCTGGCGCGCGCGTTCGGCCTCGCCACGCCGATCGCGGAAAATCTTTATCTGCCGGGGGCCATTCAGGACGATCCTCTGGTCGCGGGCGCCGTCCCATGGAAGAGGAAGAACGTGATCATCGCGCCGAGTTCGGATTCGCCGCGGAAAATATGGAGCATGGGAAGGTGGGAGAGGCTCGTCGAGTTGTCGTCGAGCGAGGGCCTGCTGGCGCTGCAGGTTGGCCGGAAGCGCGACCCATACGTTAGGGGAGCTTATTCCCTATTGGGGTTGACTACTCCCCGCCAGCTCCTGGCGCTGTTGAAAAGAGCGGACTTGGTCGTCACGGCGGATAATTTCATCATGCACGCGGCCCACTTGGCGGGGACGCCGGCCATCGTCGTTTTCGGCCCGACCGATGCGGCGACGTACGGGTATGACGGCCAAGTTTTGCTGTCGGCTGCCGCGGAAAGGTGCGATCAACGAAGCCGCTGCATCGGTCCGCGATACCCCAAGAATTACGCCTCGCAATGCCCGCGGCCGGAAAACCATTGCCTTGACGAAATCTCCGTAGAGCGGATTTTCGGCGAAATTCTAAAGATCATTCAGACCCAAGAGTGA
- a CDS encoding radical SAM protein — protein sequence MPTIIFKATEACNANCIYCDVVQRKAPRIMPLDLLEVCFKSFNRYLEENPRETINLTWHGGEPCIVGADYFKEAVEFQENHCRATKARLHHSIQSNLTLINQDIIDVLRRLGIGTIGTSFEVLPNIRGVGKRRNSETYNRLFMKGAELLRKNKISWGFIYVVTRQALTRPLDIFNFLANFKLNGNFKIHPVEIFENDDKNKIGITPLEFTEFLGAIFPAWWEHRSRFKEVDPFRTYLKNYEEGPRHLSCSNSGQCAFDHVYIGPTGRASHCGRSSDWEVLSYGNIKDRSLTDIFQDRQRRVLMERDDVLQETECRGCGYWRICHGGCPLDAYNDRKDFMHKTEWCDAKRIFLKKYFEPITGLKADFSVHANA from the coding sequence GTGCCGACCATAATCTTCAAAGCCACGGAAGCATGCAATGCGAATTGCATCTACTGCGACGTGGTTCAGCGAAAAGCCCCCCGGATCATGCCCCTCGACCTGCTGGAGGTCTGCTTCAAGAGCTTCAACCGCTATCTCGAGGAGAACCCGAGGGAGACGATCAACCTGACCTGGCACGGCGGAGAGCCGTGCATCGTCGGCGCGGACTATTTCAAGGAAGCCGTCGAGTTTCAGGAAAACCACTGCCGCGCGACGAAGGCTCGACTGCATCACAGCATACAATCCAACTTGACCCTGATCAATCAGGACATAATCGACGTCCTCCGGCGCCTGGGAATCGGGACGATCGGGACGAGCTTCGAAGTGCTGCCCAATATCAGGGGCGTCGGGAAACGCCGGAATTCCGAGACGTACAATCGGTTGTTCATGAAGGGCGCCGAGCTTCTCCGAAAGAACAAGATCAGTTGGGGCTTCATCTACGTGGTGACGCGCCAAGCCCTGACGAGGCCCTTGGACATCTTCAATTTTTTAGCCAATTTCAAGCTTAACGGGAACTTCAAGATCCATCCGGTGGAAATATTCGAGAACGACGACAAGAATAAGATCGGCATCACTCCTCTCGAATTCACCGAGTTCCTGGGGGCCATCTTCCCCGCATGGTGGGAACACCGCTCGCGGTTCAAGGAGGTGGATCCTTTCAGAACTTACTTGAAGAATTACGAGGAAGGCCCCCGGCATCTAAGCTGCTCGAACTCCGGCCAGTGCGCCTTCGATCACGTATACATCGGCCCGACGGGCCGGGCATCCCACTGCGGGCGCTCGTCCGACTGGGAAGTCCTTTCATATGGGAATATCAAGGACCGGTCCCTGACCGACATCTTCCAGGATCGTCAGCGGAGGGTTCTGATGGAGCGTGACGATGTGCTGCAGGAAACGGAGTGCCGCGGCTGCGGATATTGGCGGATATGCCATGGCGGCTGTCCGCTGGATGCCTATAACGATCGAAAGGATTTCATGCACAAGACGGAATGGTGCGACGCCAAGCGGATTTTCTTGAAAAAATATTTCGAGCCGATCACCGGGTTGAAGGCCGACTTTTCGGTTCACGCGAATGCCTAG
- a CDS encoding radical SAM protein, whose amino-acid sequence MTQKCVRSCPYCFAKKHMDDSAPEDVLSWENLIYIADLAEASGEKNVALLGGEPFLHPHSVEFILYLLKRDLHVNVFTSGILSEKTLGEAARHLGGRDPERLSIVCNINDPGISTAAESGRIKRFLGSLGRLTSAGFNIYRPDFELDFLFQLINQFGLKRHVRLGLAHPIPGRDYNQHVKIEDMREMAGRLVALIPKFESFGIMPLLDCGMPLCLFSEEQLGRLYKLNGGRLNFGCSPAFDIGPDMSVWSCFATSNYQKKSLYEFDSIADIYEFFSEMHRSMRVEAGGIFEECDACKHRDNGLCAGGCLAHNLTHFMNEPKVRLASAYPDE is encoded by the coding sequence TTGACGCAAAAATGCGTGCGCTCCTGTCCCTATTGCTTCGCCAAGAAGCATATGGACGACTCCGCCCCGGAGGACGTCTTGAGCTGGGAGAACCTGATCTATATCGCCGATCTCGCGGAAGCATCCGGCGAAAAAAATGTCGCGCTTCTCGGCGGCGAGCCCTTTCTACATCCGCATTCCGTTGAGTTCATCCTGTATTTGCTCAAGAGGGACCTTCACGTGAATGTCTTCACGAGCGGCATACTCTCGGAGAAAACGCTGGGAGAGGCGGCGCGCCATCTGGGCGGCCGAGACCCGGAGCGGCTGTCCATCGTCTGCAACATCAACGACCCCGGGATTTCCACTGCCGCGGAATCCGGACGCATCAAGAGATTCCTCGGCTCCCTCGGCCGCCTGACCAGCGCTGGATTCAACATCTATCGTCCCGATTTCGAGCTCGACTTCCTGTTCCAATTGATAAATCAATTCGGCTTGAAGCGTCACGTTCGCCTGGGACTGGCGCATCCGATACCAGGCCGGGACTATAATCAGCACGTGAAGATCGAGGATATGCGCGAAATGGCGGGGCGTCTCGTGGCGCTCATCCCAAAATTCGAGAGTTTCGGCATCATGCCGCTTCTCGACTGCGGGATGCCGCTATGCCTCTTCAGCGAGGAGCAGCTGGGGCGCCTCTACAAATTAAACGGCGGGCGGCTGAACTTCGGCTGCAGCCCGGCGTTCGACATTGGCCCGGACATGAGCGTCTGGTCGTGCTTCGCCACTTCCAATTATCAAAAGAAATCACTCTATGAGTTCGACTCCATCGCGGACATTTATGAGTTTTTCTCGGAGATGCACCGCTCCATGAGGGTCGAGGCGGGCGGGATATTCGAGGAGTGCGACGCCTGCAAGCATCGCGACAACGGGCTTTGCGCCGGCGGATGTCTGGCGCACAACTTGACGCATTTCATGAACGAGCCCAAGGTGCGCCTGGCGAGCGCCTATCCGGATGAGTGA
- a CDS encoding TldD/PmbA family protein, which yields MSADLEQLARDSVAWMRSRSAETQAEVFLSSGEARSVSRREGERDGVEASENAGAGVRVVRDGRVGFAAAGGADLEAIKELYARALEQLPHAEPDPRRVLPGPQPAPGDDALPGTLWDEALFTAPWEKVEERLREAEAAALASPRVAKVMRVEYAESRGSVVVAGTSGLLAGERGGSASVSLVVAAEDGAEVQLGEGYRAERRASSLDFAAAGREAGLRASSLLGARRVKAGKRAILFEPWVAGEFLELLAELLSADEVQGGRSLLAGKLGKTVASPLVTLRDDPRRPGGLGSSRFDDEGVPTRDKAMIEAGVLRGFFHDAFTAAREGLPSNGCAFRDSYAGLPGPGASNLYLAPGAATREALIADTKSGLLVAEVLGMHMVDPVSGAFSVGVSGLSIEKGRVARPVKGAMISGSLLDLLSRVDGVASDLTFQGSLGAPTFRISSLDVA from the coding sequence ATGAGTGCCGACCTCGAGCAGCTGGCGCGTGATTCCGTCGCCTGGATGCGGTCCCGCTCCGCCGAGACCCAGGCCGAGGTCTTCCTGTCGAGCGGCGAGGCGCGCTCCGTGTCCCGGCGGGAGGGCGAGCGCGACGGCGTCGAGGCCTCGGAGAACGCGGGCGCCGGGGTGCGCGTGGTGCGCGACGGCCGCGTCGGCTTCGCCGCGGCCGGGGGCGCGGACCTCGAGGCTATAAAGGAATTATACGCTCGTGCCCTCGAGCAGCTGCCTCACGCCGAACCCGACCCCCGCCGCGTCCTCCCCGGCCCCCAGCCCGCCCCCGGTGACGACGCCCTGCCCGGGACCCTGTGGGACGAGGCGCTGTTCACCGCCCCGTGGGAGAAGGTCGAGGAGCGCCTGCGCGAGGCCGAAGCGGCCGCGCTCGCGTCCCCGCGCGTGGCCAAGGTCATGCGCGTCGAGTACGCGGAGAGCCGCGGGTCCGTCGTCGTCGCCGGCACGAGCGGCCTGCTCGCCGGCGAGCGCGGCGGCTCGGCGAGCGTCTCCCTCGTCGTCGCCGCCGAGGACGGGGCCGAGGTCCAGCTCGGCGAGGGTTATCGCGCCGAGCGGCGCGCGTCGTCCCTCGACTTCGCCGCCGCCGGCCGCGAGGCGGGCCTGCGCGCGTCGTCTTTGCTCGGCGCCCGCCGCGTCAAGGCCGGCAAGCGCGCGATCCTCTTCGAGCCTTGGGTCGCGGGGGAATTCCTCGAGCTGTTGGCCGAGCTGCTCTCGGCCGACGAGGTCCAGGGCGGACGCTCGCTGCTGGCCGGCAAGCTCGGCAAGACGGTCGCCTCCCCGCTCGTCACCCTGCGCGACGATCCCCGCCGCCCCGGCGGCCTGGGGTCGAGCCGATTCGACGACGAGGGCGTGCCCACCCGCGACAAGGCGATGATCGAGGCGGGCGTCCTTCGCGGCTTCTTCCACGACGCGTTCACCGCGGCCCGGGAAGGCCTGCCCTCGAACGGCTGCGCCTTCCGCGACTCCTACGCCGGCCTGCCCGGCCCCGGCGCGTCGAACCTCTACCTCGCTCCCGGCGCGGCGACGCGCGAGGCCCTCATCGCGGACACGAAGTCGGGCCTCCTCGTCGCCGAGGTGCTCGGCATGCACATGGTGGACCCCGTCTCGGGCGCCTTCTCCGTCGGCGTCTCCGGCCTGTCCATCGAGAAAGGGCGAGTCGCCCGCCCCGTCAAAGGCGCCATGATCTCCGGCAGCCTCCTCGACCTCCTGTCCCGCGTCGACGGCGTCGCCTCCGACCTCACCTTCCAAGGCTCCCTCGGCGCCCCCACCTTCCGCATCTCCTCCCTCGACGTCGCTTAA
- a CDS encoding aminoacyl-tRNA hydrolase, which yields MALKLVVGLGNPGPEYEKTRHNVGFRLADRLVGEADSFWKDFKGLGIAAKSGDLWVAKPMTFMNLSGEFVQKFAAYHNIALEDILIVYDELAIPLGKIRIRKNGSAGGQNGMKSIISHFGTENISRLRIGIGPQPEKVSATNFVLGKFNKSEENELDAVLATAAEAVGVVRENGIDMAMNRYNPAA from the coding sequence GTGGCGCTTAAGCTCGTCGTCGGCCTCGGCAACCCGGGCCCGGAGTACGAGAAGACGCGCCACAACGTGGGCTTCCGCCTCGCCGACCGCTTGGTCGGCGAGGCGGACTCTTTTTGGAAGGATTTTAAAGGACTGGGCATCGCCGCCAAGAGCGGCGACCTGTGGGTCGCCAAGCCGATGACCTTCATGAACCTCTCCGGAGAGTTCGTGCAGAAGTTCGCCGCCTACCACAACATCGCGCTGGAGGATATATTGATCGTCTATGACGAGCTCGCCATCCCTCTCGGCAAGATCCGTATCCGGAAGAACGGATCCGCGGGCGGTCAGAACGGCATGAAGTCCATCATCTCGCACTTTGGAACGGAGAACATATCGAGGCTTCGCATCGGCATCGGGCCTCAGCCGGAGAAGGTAAGCGCGACGAATTTTGTTCTGGGAAAATTCAATAAAAGCGAAGAAAACGAACTGGACGCCGTTCTCGCCACCGCGGCCGAGGCCGTCGGGGTCGTTCGCGAGAACGGCATCGACATGGCCATGAACCGCTATAATCCCGCTGCATGA
- a CDS encoding 50S ribosomal protein L25 gives MEITLNVEVRAEKGTKKALSSLRAESRIPAVVYGGEKAPISVALSEKDLMAARRKGGANAILRLKHAKGEETVIVKELQRHPVTDRPVHADFQRISLTQKIEAKVPLNVVGEAPGVKTSGGMMSIDMRELRIKALPTAIPQHIDVDVSKLELHQGILVKDLSLAEGIEVLDAADAAIIRIVLAKVEVVAEPVAGAVVEGAVPAEPESASTKGKKDEEGKVIKEAAKPGAPAADAKKEPKKEGK, from the coding sequence ATGGAAATCACGCTGAACGTCGAAGTCCGCGCCGAGAAGGGCACCAAGAAGGCGCTCTCGTCCCTGCGCGCCGAATCCCGCATCCCGGCCGTCGTGTACGGAGGCGAGAAAGCTCCGATCAGCGTCGCGCTGTCCGAGAAGGATCTCATGGCGGCCCGCCGCAAGGGCGGCGCGAACGCCATCCTGCGCCTGAAGCACGCCAAGGGCGAGGAGACCGTCATCGTCAAGGAGCTGCAGCGGCACCCGGTCACCGACCGGCCCGTGCACGCCGACTTCCAGCGCATCTCGCTGACCCAGAAGATCGAGGCGAAGGTCCCGCTGAACGTCGTCGGCGAGGCGCCCGGCGTCAAGACCTCCGGCGGCATGATGTCCATCGACATGCGCGAGCTGCGCATCAAGGCGCTGCCCACGGCCATTCCGCAGCACATCGACGTCGACGTCTCCAAGCTCGAGCTTCACCAGGGCATCCTCGTCAAGGACCTCTCGTTGGCCGAAGGCATCGAAGTCCTCGACGCCGCGGACGCCGCCATCATCCGCATCGTCCTCGCCAAGGTCGAGGTCGTCGCTGAGCCCGTCGCCGGCGCCGTCGTCGAAGGCGCCGTCCCCGCCGAGCCCGAATCCGCCTCCACGAAGGGCAAGAAGGACGAGGAAGGCAAGGTCATCAAGGAAGCGGCGAAGCCCGGCGCTCCGGCCGCCGACGCCAAGAAGGAACCCAAGAAGGAAGGCAAGTAG
- a CDS encoding ribose-phosphate pyrophosphokinase produces MRGLKVFSGNANRPLADDIAKYLGVPLGKTHVGRFADGEINLQIEENVRGADCYVIQPTCRPTNENLMELLIMIDALRRASAGRITAVMPYYGYARADRKTAPRMPITSKLVANLIVESGANRVITMDLHAAQIQGFFDIPVDHLYAAPIIIDYVKKKALKNLVVVSPDVGGVERARAFAKRLNAQLCIIDKRRPRPNEASVYNIIGDVKGKNCFILDDMVDTGGTLCKVADKIRENGALKVYAACVHGVLSGAAHDLIAKSSLEEMILTDSIPVHALAGGKLTVLSIAPLMGEAIARNHQGKSISALFV; encoded by the coding sequence CTGCGGGGCCTCAAGGTGTTCTCCGGAAACGCCAATCGGCCCCTTGCCGACGACATCGCCAAGTATCTCGGCGTGCCGCTGGGCAAGACCCACGTCGGACGCTTCGCCGACGGCGAGATCAACCTCCAGATCGAGGAGAACGTCCGCGGCGCCGACTGCTACGTCATCCAGCCGACCTGCCGTCCGACGAACGAGAACCTGATGGAGCTCCTGATCATGATCGACGCGCTGCGCCGCGCGTCGGCGGGGCGCATCACCGCCGTCATGCCCTACTACGGCTACGCGCGCGCCGACCGCAAGACCGCGCCGCGCATGCCGATCACCTCGAAGCTCGTCGCGAACCTCATCGTCGAGTCCGGCGCGAACCGCGTCATCACGATGGACCTGCACGCCGCCCAGATCCAGGGCTTCTTCGACATCCCCGTCGACCACCTCTACGCCGCGCCGATCATCATCGACTACGTGAAGAAGAAGGCGCTCAAGAACCTCGTCGTCGTGTCGCCCGACGTCGGCGGCGTCGAGCGCGCCCGCGCGTTCGCCAAGCGCCTCAACGCCCAGCTCTGCATCATCGACAAGCGGCGCCCGCGCCCGAACGAGGCCTCGGTCTACAACATCATCGGCGACGTGAAGGGCAAGAACTGCTTCATCCTCGACGACATGGTGGACACCGGCGGCACGCTGTGCAAGGTCGCCGACAAGATCCGCGAGAACGGCGCGCTGAAGGTCTACGCCGCCTGCGTCCACGGCGTCCTGTCCGGCGCCGCCCACGACTTGATCGCCAAGTCGTCTCTCGAGGAGATGATCCTCACCGATTCGATCCCGGTCCATGCGCTGGCCGGGGGGAAACTGACGGTCCTGTCGATCGCGCCCCTCATGGGCGAGGCGATCGCGCGGAATCATCAGGGCAAGTCCATCAGCGCTTTGTTCGTTTAA